From Aspergillus chevalieri M1 DNA, chromosome 4, nearly complete sequence, a single genomic window includes:
- a CDS encoding F-box protein (COG:S;~EggNog:ENOG410PIG5;~InterPro:IPR001810,IPR036047,IPR032675;~PFAM:PF00646,PF12937;~go_function: GO:0005515 - protein binding [Evidence IEA]), translated as MRSSLTNRLLDLPNELLDIILPFVDASSLACLSRVCRTLQLLVEPHLYHTVSLRNNHRDTISNAIERIPARAEFVRELWIHYHDVADETDAPMQLEALSPTIAQLYNLESLLIKGVNDGGPMSLGLYRYMEQSKKFEDLLLEATMPDSQVLRSLRTCTINLSEQGSWELAQLDALFLLPTLRRLTIANARMACFTSFSSAEPRSTDLRELILITCDIRPSHLRDILSMPRALEHFTTKGSAWRARSVSGDDRASNLDALRMHASSLVTLDLDLFLDDDRPPIQPLAFIDFVALRRLAIELWIIRGHIEQGILPQKALLPRSIEELTLKCAIQHVDLESYYLEPIYRWLQEGALPELKKIVLETTSPIPNVPKAMFRGGQTVGRAFAAAGVDLSMMEEAPGGYVPFECDCCWYRYRNPGWRLAYTNFY; from the exons ATGCGCTCCTCTTTGACAAATCGGCTGCTTGACCTACCAAATGAATTGCTCGATATCATTCTGCCGTTCGTCGACGCGTCTTCGCTGGCCTGTCTGAGTCGCGTCTGCAGGACACTGCAGCTGCTCGTCGAACCGCATCTGTACCACACCGTCTCGCTACGAAATAACCACAGGGACACCATCAGCAATGCCATTGAACGCATTCCTGCTCGAGCGGAGTTTGTGCGGGAACTGTGGATACATTATCACGATGTCGCCGATGAAACGGATGCTCCGATGCAGCTCGAAGCGTTGTCGCCAACCATCGCTCAATTGTACAATTTAGAGTCGCTACTTATCAAAGGAGTCAATGACGGAGGTCCAATGTCTCTGGGCTTATATCGCTACATGGAGCAGTCGAAAAAGTTTGAGGATCTGTTGCTGGAGGCTACAATGCCAGATTCCCAAGTTCTTCGGTCGTTGCGAACAT GTACCATCAATCTGAGCGAACAGGGAAGTTGGGAGCTTGCCCAGCTTGACGCCCTTTTTTTACTTCCAACCTTACGACGTCTCACCATTGCCAATGCTCGCATGGCCTGCTTCACCTCGTTCAGTTCTGCAGAACCACGCTCGACGGATCTTCGGGAACTGATACTGATCACTTGTGACATTCGACCTTCCCACCTCCGTGATATCCTCTCAATGCCCAGGGCCCTTGAACACTTTACCACCAAGGGATCGGCCTGGCGGGCCCGCAGCGTATCGGGAGACGACCGCGCTTCGAATTTGGACGCCCTACGTATGCACGCTTCGTCGCTTGTCACCTTGGATCTGGATTTGTTCCTTGACGACGACAGACCGCCGATACAGCCACTGGCATTTATCGACTTTGTGGCCCTGCGGCGGCTGGCAATTGAATTGTGGATCATACGTGGGCATATTGAGCAAGGAATCTTGCCACAGAAGGCACTTCTCCCACGGAGCATAGAAGAGTTGACGCTAAAGTGCGCTATCCAACACGTTGATCTCGAGTCATACTACCTCGAGCCGATATACCGGTGGCTGCAGGAGGGGGCTCTTCCTGAACTGAAGAAGATTGTTCTTGAGACAACAAGCCCGATTCCAAATGTACCGAAAGCAATGTTCCGTGGCGGTCAGACTGTTGGGCGGGCCTTTGCCGCTGCTGGAGTAGACTTGTCCATGATGGAAGAGGCTCCAGGAGGATATGTTCCCTTTGAGTGCGATTGTTGCTGGTATCGGTACCGAAATCCAGGATGGAGGTTAGCATATACCAATTTCTATTGA
- a CDS encoding glutathione S-transferase family protein (COG:O;~EggNog:ENOG410PUK6;~InterPro:IPR036249,IPR040079,IPR036282,IPR010987, IPR004045;~PFAM:PF13409,PF00043,PF13417,PF13410,PF02798;~go_function: GO:0005515 - protein binding [Evidence IEA];~go_process: GO:0006749 - glutathione metabolic process [Evidence IEA]), with amino-acid sequence MQPLVLHAHATGPNPIKVALALEALHLPYNVQQWQFGDDPKNGVKGETFLHINENGRVPALEDPNTGVTSWESGACLNYVRRVYDKQNILGPVGDTEQDRVDFDKWEYFLLTTLGPMTGQTNWFRHYNGTPNDNALERYAAQTYRCYDVLEGQLKKSGGRSILPGRITAVDYHFEPWVRQYEFAGLSLDKYPNIARWLREITASEEVRQAYTKVKGAAPEFP; translated from the exons ATGCAGCCACTTGTGCTTCATGCCCACGCCACTGGCCCCAACCCCATCAAGGTCGCTCTCGCGCTCGAAGCCTTGCATCTTCCCTACAACGTGCAACAATGGCAGTTTGGCGACGACCCTAAGAACGGTGTCAAGGGTGAGACTTTCCTGCATATCAATGAGAACGGCCGTGTTCCGGCGTTGGAGGATCCCAACACCGGCGTGACGTCGTGGGAATCCGGCGCTTGCTTAAACTACGTCCGGCGCGTGTACGACAAGCAGAATATTCTGGGACCTGTAGGCGACACGGAGCAGGACAGGGTGGATTTTGACAAGTGGGAGTACTTCCTGCTTACTACTCTGGGACCCATGACGGGACAGACCAACTGGTTCCG ACACTATAACGGGACCCCAAATGACAACGCTTTGGAACGATACGCCGCACAGACATACCGGTGTTACGATGTGCTTGAAGGCCAGCTCAAGAAATCCGGCGGACGCAGTATCCTGCCCGGGCGTATCACGGCCGTGGACTACCATTTTGAACCGTGGGTGCGGCAATACGAATTTGCAGGATTGTCGCTGGACAAGTATCCTAACATTGCTCGGTGGTTGCGGGAGATCACTGCAAGCGAGGAAGTCAGGCAGGCCTATACAAAGGTCAAGGGAGCCGCTCCGGAGTTTCCTTGA
- a CDS encoding uncharacterized protein (COG:Q;~EggNog:ENOG410PIBP;~InterPro:IPR013154,IPR013149,IPR036291,IPR011032, IPR020843;~PFAM:PF00107,PF08240;~go_function: GO:0016491 - oxidoreductase activity [Evidence IEA];~go_process: GO:0055114 - oxidation-reduction process [Evidence IEA]), with the protein MWAAQLVKYNAPYTLLAVPIPAIRPNELLVRVHAAGFCHSDLQVLQGEFNSPLPMIPSHEPAGVVVEAGDEAAQSWKIGDRVGILNFKNACSKCPDCISTQKRYGTLDARFCRRRETAGFQHDGAFAEYIVADAATTIALPDSVSFEQAAPLLCAGATVYGAIQKVAPFLQRGDSIGIIGIGGLGQLGVQFATALGYRTVAIDNHDSSLQLIDGMPPMLRPEARINSTCTDAKEQIMQFTNDQGLAAAVVCTDPVSVTGWSLELLRIGGVLVPLGLPPDKWQFDSQTLLFRELVIRGNYVAGKQEVEDMMQLVAKQDIKSQLTVVRRDDIPSIPDIYKKRAFRGRLVVQCQ; encoded by the exons ATGTGGGCAGCTCAACTGGTGAAG TATAACGCTCCCTACACTCTCTTGGCCGTCCCCATCCCCGCCATCCGGCCAAATGAACTGCTCGTCCGTGTCCATGCCGCAGGCTTCTGCCACTCCGACCTCCAAGTCCTCCAGGGCGAATTCAACAGTCCATTGCCTATGATTCCGTCCCATGAGCCCGCTGGAGTGGTCGTCGAGGCCGGCGACGAAGCTGCCCAATCGTGGAAGATCGGGGATCGCGTCGGAATATTAAACTTCAAAAATGCTTGCTCGAAGTGTCCAGACTGCATCTCCACGCAGAAGCGATATGGTACCTTAGATGCCCGTTTTTGTCGTCGTCGCGAAACGGCTGGATTTCAGCATGACGGGGCTTTCGCAGAGTACATCGTTGCTGATGCGGCGACGACAATCGCGTTGCCAGACTCAGTATCATTCGAACAGGCCGCGCCGCTGCTATGTGCAGGA GCCACGGTATACGGGGCCATCCAAAAGGTCGCTCCCTTCCTGCAACGCGGGGATAGTATCGGCATCATCGGGATCGGTGGCTTAGGTCAACTGGGCGTGCAATTCGCAACAGCCCTAGGTTATCGCACTGTTGCCATTGACAATCACGATTCTAGTCTGCAACTGATTGATGGTATGCCACCAATGTTGCGGCCGGAAGCCCGCATCAATTCGACTTGTACCGATGCCAAGGAGCAAATTATGCAGTTCACAAACGATCAAGGCTTAGCTGCGGCTGTCGTCTGTACGGATCCCGTCTCGGTAACAGGATGGAGTCTGGAGCTGCTGCGAATCGGAGGAGTGTTGGTTCCACTGGGATTGCCTCCGGATAAATGGCAGTTTGATTCGCAGACACTGCTGTTTCGAGAGTTGGTTATCCGCGGAAACTATGTGGCCGGGAAACAAGAGGTCGAGGATATGATGCAGCTCGTTGCTAAGCAGGATATCAAGTCACAGTTGACCGTCGTACGGCGAGACGATATTCCTAGCATTCCGGATATTTACAAGAAGCGAGCTTTCCGGGGGCGTCTAGTTGTCCAGTGTCAATAG
- a CDS encoding sugar O-acetyltransferase (COG:E;~EggNog:ENOG410PWAR;~InterPro:IPR024688,IPR018357,IPR011004,IPR001451;~PFAM:PF14602,PF00132,PF12464;~go_function: GO:0016407 - acetyltransferase activity [Evidence IEA];~go_function: GO:0016740 - transferase activity [Evidence IEA]) has product MATTEKRPEIIELARGLTGIPWCEEYEKMISGMMYNPTVPQLLEARHRCRGLAADFNQVDAKKYTYDKIGDVRMEILKKLIGRVGEGTFIEPPFMPDYGCNMIIGKDCFFNWNMTVLDTSLVVIGDRVQFGPNVSIFSAGHDTSVLSRIKFVEFGHPVFIEDDCWIGGSVIILPGVRIGKGSTVGAGSVVTKDIPPYSVAVGNPCKVRKTIPSVEEEVNDPNNPYRDLVR; this is encoded by the exons ATGGCTACCACAGAGAAACGTCCCGAGATCATCGAGCTCGCCCGCGGACTCACCGGAATTCCATGGTGCGAGGAGTATGAGAAGATGATTTCCGGAATGAT GTACAATCCCACAGTGCCCCAGCTGCTGGAAGCCCGTCATCGCTGCCGGGGTCTCGCGGCAGACTTCAATCAAGTCGATGCCAAGAAGTACACATATGACAAAATTGGTGATGTCCGGATGGAAATCTTGAAGAAACTTATCGGTCGCGTGGGCGAGGGCACCTTTATTGAACCGCCTTTCATGCCGGATTATGGGTGCAACATGATCATCGGCAAAGACTGCTTCTTCAACTGGAA CATGACGGTTTTGGACACCAGCCTAGTTGTCATCGGTGATCGAGTCCAGTTTGGCCCCAACGTGAGCATCTTCAGTGCTGGCCATGACACCAGTGTGCTCTCCCGGATCAAGTTTGTGGAGTTCGGCCATCCAGTCTTCATTGAGGATGACTGCTGGATTGGCGGGAGTGTCATTATTCTTCCTGGCGTGAGAATTGGCAAGGGGTCCACGGTTGGAGCTGGCTCTGTCGTGACCAAGGATATTCCTCCGTACTCGGTTGCCGTGGGTAATCCGTGTAAGGTGAGGAAGACTATTCCTTCTGTTGAAGAGGAGGTGAATGATCCGAACAATCCGTATAGAGATCTTGTTCGTTAG
- a CDS encoding uncharacterized protein (COG:E;~EggNog:ENOG410PVHK;~InterPro:IPR002293;~PFAM:PF00324,PF13520;~TransMembrane:12 (i45-72o78-103i124-156o168-188i200-223o243-264i276-300o336-356i377-399o405-428i440-468o474-493i);~go_component: GO:0016020 - membrane [Evidence IEA];~go_function: GO:0022857 - transmembrane transporter activity [Evidence IEA];~go_process: GO:0055085 - transmembrane transport [Evidence IEA]), which produces MPDIKAKVGTTTTHDKKIVGEALDIDDAALRAQGREAELKRSFSWVGALGLAFGITNSWLGYASCFGLALSYGGGQTAVFGLITAGVVQWIVLLGLAELSSALTSSGGQYHFTYILAPQPFKDFAAYTVGIINVIAWWVTTASGTFLTAISAFGIARFWHPGFASEQWQIYLCYVLVIIISLIPIFTIPHRHIDYLTKTCMYLSVVGFLMVLAITLVMGNGTYHPSNLVEYHGSSGWGAGPALMMSIGIGEYAFGAAGACTHIAEEIPRPSRRVPLVINLTMVVGMVTAVPWILAAATLIQDMESVQNSFLPSLELFYQATKSKSAATFMQAYMTLLYYSCIPSQWITSSRIAWAFSRDNGLPFSRYWNHIHPRYDIPVRTTLLSAGFCLLYGLLYVASSRAFNTIINTAVIMLNLTYTVPQGILATWGRHRLPRRPFDLGAWGYAVNVFSVLWLIVSGTFFCFPVALPTTVGSMNYSSVVLVGIFVLVRLLWIERRKKFSGPVIDWDMLNASNS; this is translated from the exons ATGCCGGACATCAAAGCAAAGGTTGGAACGACTACAACACACGACAAAAAGATCGTGGGAGAGGCACTGGACATAGATGACGCTGCTCTACGCGCTCAGGGCAGGGAGGCAGAGCTTAAGCGGTCATTTTCCTGGGTCGGGGCTTTAGGATTGGCATTCGG TATCACAAACTCGTGGTTGGGATACGCCTCCTGCTTTGGTCTGGCCCTCTCCTATGGCGGAGGACAGACTGCTGTGTTTGGACTCATCACCGCTGGGGTTGTGCAGTGGATTGTGTTGCTGGGACTTGCGGAGTTGAGCTCTGCATTAACCTCTTCCGGA GGACAATACCACTTCACCTACATACTTGCGCCCCAGCCATTCAAGGACTTTGCAGCATATACGGTGGGCATTATCAACGTCATCGCATGGTGGGTGACAACCGCATCAGGGACTTTCCTGACGGCTATCTCGGCCTTTGGAATAGCTAGATTCTGGCACCCTGGATTTGCCAGTGAGCAATGGCAGATATACCTGTGCTATGTGCTCGTAATAATTATTAGCT TGATTCCTATATTCACCATTCCCCATCGTCACATCGACTACCTGACGAAGACATGCATGTACCTCTCTGTTGTTGGCTTCCTGATGGTGTTGGCTATCACACTCGTTATGGGTAACGGCACATATCATCCCAGCAATCTTGTCGAGTATCACGGAAGCAGTGGCTGGGGTGCTGGTCCGGCATTGATGATGAGCATTGGGATTGGGGAATATGCCTTTGGCGCTGCTGGAGCTTGCACACACATAGCGGAGGAGATCCCTCGTCCGAGCCGTCGTGTGCCATTGGTCAT AAACCTAACTATGGTCGTGGGTATGGTGACGGCTGTCCCATGGATTCTGGCCGCCGCCACGTTGATTCAAGACATGGAGTCTGTACAGAACTCGTTTCTCCCGAGCCTTGAGCTGTTCTACCAGGCCACCAAAAGCAAGTCCGCTGCGACCTTTATGCAGGCGTATATGACGCTGCTGTACTATT CCTGCATCCCTAGTCAGTGGATCACGTCGAGTCGCATCGCCTGGGCCTTTTCGCGCGAT AATGGGCTGCCATTCTCGAGATACTGGAACCATATACACCCACGCTACGATATACCTGTTCGCACGACACTCCTATCAGCCGGATTCTGTCTGCTCTATGGCTTGCTGTACGTTGCCAGTTCGAGAGCATTTAATACCATCATAAATACCGCTGTTATCATGTTGAACCTCACGTACACCGTGCCTCAGGGTATTTTGGCAACTTGGGGTCGGCATCGGCTACCACGTCGCCCGTTTGATCTAGGCGCCTGGGGATATGCGGTGAATGTGTTCTCAGTTCTGTGGCTTATAGTCAGTGGAACATTCTTCTGCTTCCCTGTTGCATTGCCGACTACAGTGGGTTCAATGAATTA TAGCTCGGTGGTGCTGGTTGGAATCTTTGTGCTCGTCCGACTTCTCTGGATAGAGCGACGCAAGAAATTTTCGGGTCCGGTGATTGACTGGGATATGTTGAACGCGAGTAACTCTTGA
- a CDS encoding MFS transporter (COG:G;~EggNog:ENOG410Q1FC;~InterPro:IPR020846,IPR011701,IPR036259;~PFAM:PF07690;~TransMembrane:11 (i112-130o150-169i181-199o205-224i236-256o268-287i344-363o383-402i437-458o464-486i498-520o);~go_function: GO:0022857 - transmembrane transporter activity [Evidence IEA];~go_process: GO:0055085 - transmembrane transport [Evidence IEA]): MPEEKMMDKIEDDSSREIGVLEYDSSPDSIAPHERRPSNCDSIELQRISTYRLQQQQTVGSCHNRPPKDEWLPMGATKPYPPSLPDPENYVVEFEGAEDPMHPQNWPMHNRIFLAALLTFSAYVCAYTSAMFPTAAQGVQNEFGFGQEVAALGTTVYVLGFAAGPTIWAPGSELLGRRGPLLVGIFGFSIFTIACAAAKDTQTIMLARFFSGFFAASPIALVPASLSDLFNSVHRGVAVGMYTMAVFIGPFTAPIIGGFTASNLGWRWTLYIPSFFGFFVLTLLVLLGRETYAPTILVEKATILRRQTRNWGIHARQDELEIDFRELITKNLARPVRLLFTEPIVFLLTLYMSFIYGLAYALLQAYPVVFGEVYGMPAGVNGLPFIALILGLILGTLFVLSLQKSYIEKLKDNNNVPVPEFGWTGFTTSIHWMAPTAAGLLVGFGMVTIFMQGWNYLLDSYLNFAASAFAANTMLRSLVGACFPLFAKQMFENLGVQWAGTLIGCIATLMIPIPIAFRLYGPKLRQKSRLSPTRV, encoded by the exons ATGCCtgaagagaagatgatggacaAGATCGAAGACGATAGCTCTAGAGAGATAGGCGTCCTCGAATACGACAGCTCTCCAGACAGCATCGCCCCTCATGAACGACGTCCATCTAACTGCGACAGCATCGAGCTCCAGCGCATCAGCACTTACCGtcttcagcagcagcagaccGTGGGTAGTTGCCACAATCGTCCTCCCAAAGATGAGTGGTTGCCAATGGGAGCTACCAAGCCGTATCCTCCTTCTTTGCCCGACCCTGAGAACTATGTTGTCGAGTTCGAGGGAGCAGAGGATCCTATGCATCCGCAGAACTGGCCCATGCACAACAG AATTTTCCTGGCTGCACTCTTGACTTTCAGCGCGTACGTCTGTGCATATACCAGTGCCATGTTTCCAACCGCTGCTCAGGGTGTGCAGAACGAATTTGGATTTGGTCAGGAAGTCGCTGCCCTAGGAACCACTGTGTATGTTTTGGGCTTCGCCGCTGGACCAACCATTTGGGCGCCTGGCTCCGAGTTGCTGGGTCGTCGAGGACCGTTGTTGGTTGGTATCTTTGGCTTCAGTATCTTCACGATCGCTTGCGCCGCCGCCAAAGATACGCAGACGATTATGTTGGCACGTTTCTTCTCTGGATTCTTTGCTGCGAGCCCGATTGCCTTGGTCCCTGCGAGTCTGTCGGATCTGTTTAACAGCGTTCATCGCGGAGTGGCTGTTGGCATGTACACCATGGCAGTCTTTATTGGACCCTTTACGGCGCCGATCATCGGCGGGTTTACCGCATCGAACCTGGGCTGGCGATGGACCCTTTACATTCCCTCGttcttcggcttcttcgTTCTCACGTTACTCGTGCTCCTCGGACGTGAAACATACGCTCCAACCATCCTCGTCGAGAAAGCCACCATTCTCCGCCGCCAAACCCGCAACTGGGGCATCCATGCACGCCAGGATGAGCTGGAAATCGACTTCCGCGAACTGATTACCAAGAATTTGGCTCGTCCTGTGCGACTGCTCTTCACTGAGCCCATTGTGTTTCTCCTGACGCTGTACATGTCCTTCATCTATGGTCTCGCCTATGCCCTGTTGCAGGCGTATCCCGTTGTCTTTGGCGAAGTGTATGGTATGCCGGCCGGAGTCAACGGATTACCTTTTATCGCTTTGATCCTCGGCTTGATTCTCGGTACTTTATTCGTGCTTTCTCTGCAAAAGTCTTACATTGAGAAGCTCAAAGACAACAACAACGTTCCTGTGCCCGA GTTCGGATGGACGGGATTTACCACTTCGATCCATTGGATGGCACCTACCGCAGCTGGTCTCCTCGTGGGCTTCGGTATGGTCACGATCTTCATGCAGGGATGGAACTACCTTCTGGATTCATACCTCAACTT CGCGGCATCCGCCTTCGCTGCCAACACGATGCTCCGATCCCTCGTCGGCGCGTGCTTCCCACTCTTCGCCAAACAAATGTTCGAAAACCTGGGCGTGCAGTGGGCCGGGACATTGATCGGGTGCATCGCGACCTTGATGATCCCGATTCCTATCGCCTTCCGTCTCTACGGACCGAAGCTTCGCCAGAAGAGTCGCCTTTCGCCTACTAGAGTGTGA
- a CDS encoding isopenicillin N synthase family dioxygenase (COG:Q;~EggNog:ENOG410PIPS;~InterPro:IPR026992,IPR027443,IPR005123;~PFAM:PF03171,PF14226;~go_function: GO:0016491 - oxidoreductase activity [Evidence IEA];~go_process: GO:0055114 - oxidation-reduction process [Evidence IEA]) produces the protein MTETFSSIPIIDFSRLQDRSTKEQTLAQLRDAIFRVGFLYLTNHGLEELTKRAHAALPDLFALSDETKNKCNMINSPSFVGYTKLGAETTAAKTDWREQFDFGTPEMKPWTEQDPIWYRLEGDSQYPDYSGAKELVNEYITRSAALNTTFLRHVSECLSLPPTTLEEFKGNMDRLKFIKYPQAPHDSQGVGPHKDSTGLFTFLSQDDTGGLQVLNKNGAWIDVPPIENSLVVNIQQGLEAITGGVCAATTHRVKAPTSKTRYSIPFFSAVRLDLTLEGLRSSAAHIVQKIPVSDDRKKRAVDVPSEFLSPLYQCFGEAYLRNRILSHPDVGQKWYPELYEKYSKQVLK, from the exons atGACCGAAACATTCTCCTCAATCCCTATAATCGACTTCTCCAGACTGCAGGATCGATCCACTAAGGAGCAGACGCTGGCCCAACTGCGCGATGCCATCTTCCGGGTGGGATTTCTCTATCTGACCAATCATGGCCTCGAG GAATTGACCAAACGCGCCCATGCTGCTCTGCCGGATCTGTTTGCTTTGTCCGATGAAACAAAGAACAAGTGCAATATGATCAATTCTCCGTCTTTTGTGGGGTATACCAAGCTAGGAGCCGAGACAACTGCAGCGAAGACGGACTGGCGGGAG CAATTTGATTTTGGGACACCGGAAATGAAGCCGTGGACGGAGCAAGATCCAATCTGGTATCGACTTGAAGGAGACAGTCAG TACCCCGACTATTCCGGTGCCAAAGAACTGGTCAATGAATATATCACCCGATCTGCTGCTCTCAATACGACATTCCTGCGCCATGTCTCCGAGTGTCTCTCGCTACCCCCCACTACACTCGAGGAGTTCAAAGGTAATATGGATCGACTCAAGTTTATCAAATATCCGCAGGCACCGCACGACTCGCAGGGCGTGGGGCCTCATAAGGATTCTACTGGACTGTTCACTTTTCTGTCTCAGGATGACACAGGAGGCTTGCAGGTGCTGAACAAAAATGGAGCATGGATTGATGTACCGCCAATCGAAAATAGTCTTGTAGTGAATATCCAGCAAGGCCTCGAGGCGATAACCGGGGGTGTTTGCGCCGCCACCACGCATCGAGTCAAG GCCCCCACGAGCAAAACTAGATACAGCATTCCGTTCTTCTCCGCCGTGCGCTTGGATCTCACACTTGAAGGACTACGATCATCCGCAGCGCACATTGTCCAGAAAATCCCGGTGTCAGATGATCGGAAGAAGCGCGCTGTCGATGTGCCCAGCGAGTTCCTCTCTCCGTTATATCAATGC TTTGGTGAGGCGTATTTGAGGAATCGCATTCTGAGCCATCCCGACGTCGGTCAGAAGTGGTATCCGGAGTTGTACGAGAAGTATTCGAAGCAAGTGTTGAAATAA
- a CDS encoding uncharacterized protein (COG:S;~EggNog:ENOG410Q0BK), which yields MAQQESLDRAAMHPGSQPYSKDELVNIIMESLDKSTEEETLEFHEVDISTAWQTIDELERREGPRLHRTTYDSHQKILKLVIRPCIIHDIHFTWFIHQITLNPSLIVKEKMDLHIFASPRFENFQAPYTASHKEPDQCILPPGKSLPTVVIESGWSETKQQLYRDRDLWLKGGVGNIQVVIILKWGADPERKVRGDIEVYDLDTLGNIRCISCEVSGNDLDQPMVYLPNTRKAILPCPPAEIAATQRISLTKGQLFGPSLFPARNDDAVVDLDMKELREIAAMYILQQGYTPM from the exons ATGGCCCAGCAGGAATCCCTAGACCGCGCAGCGATGCACCCTGGTAGCCAGCCTTACTCGAAAGATGAACTCGTTAATATCATCATGGAAAGTCTTGATAAAAGCACGGAAGAAGAGACCCTAGAATTTCACGAGGTCGACATTTCGACTGCATGGCAGACAATTGACGAACTAGAACGTCGCGAAGGACCAAGATTACACAG GACCACCTACGACTCACATCAAAAGATCCTCAAGCTTGTCATACGGCCGTGCATAATACACGACATCCACTTCACTTGGTTCATTCACCAAATCACGCTGAATCCATCTTTGATTGtcaaggagaagatggatcTACACATTTTTGCGTCACCCA GATTCGAGAATTTCCAGGCACCATATACGGCCTCCCATAAAGAACCGGACCAGTGCATCTTGCCACCTGGGAAGAGCCTTCCGACAGTGGTGATAGAGAGTGGATGGTCCGAGACGAAACAGCAATTGTACAGGGACCGCGATCTCTGGCTGAAAGGTGGTGTTGGAAACATACAGGTCGTGATTATACTGAAATGGGGCGCGGATCCTGAACGGAAAGTGAGGGGTGACATTGAAGTATATGACCTGGATACGTTGGGAAATATTCGTTGCATTTCATGCGAGGTGAGTGGCAACGACCTCGACCAACCTATGGTATACTTACCCAACACACGAAAGGCTATACTCCCTTGTCCACCGGCCGAAATTGCTGCCACGCAAAGGATTAGCCTGACAAAAGGTCAACTGTTTGGCCCAAGCTTATTCCCTGCTCGGAACGATGATGCAGTCGTCGATCTCGATATGAAGGAGCTTCGAGAAATCGCTGCTATGTATATTCTCCAGCAAGGCTATACTCCCATGTAG